A genomic region of Rhipicephalus sanguineus isolate Rsan-2018 chromosome 3, BIME_Rsan_1.4, whole genome shotgun sequence contains the following coding sequences:
- the LOC119385901 gene encoding uncharacterized protein LOC119385901, with the protein MGASKHRLCRSRVVSAAFGPGDGVRVQADRYSRLDRLAYALTTLSVCAIAGLLQGISRCGRAEFVYCENDSNTFYHVAGVGGGACLSSKRGHLNICNKSPNGFGSLSDCEQFCVNRKPSAEAMRKASSLHDLLQDRHEKKLVVPRRSVLPSVGVPFRYLSDSRERCLRDLPGMLQQVCAPR; encoded by the exons ATGGGAGCGTCCAAACACAGGCTGTGTCGTTCTCGTGTAGTATCGGCTGCCTTCGGGCCTGGAGACGGCGTAAGAGTGCAGGCTGATCGCTACTCTCGCCTTGACCGGCTCGCATACGCGCTGACAACACTGTCGGTGTGCGCCATCGCGGGCCTCCTG CAGGGCATTTCGAGGTGTGGCCGTGCAGAGTTCGTGTATTGCGAGAACGACAGCAATACCTTCTACCACGTCGCGGGTGTCGGTGGCGGCGCCTGCCTCTCCAGCAAACGAGGCCACCTGAACATCTGCAACAAAAGTCCCAACGGGTTCGGCTCACTGAGCGACTGCGAACAGTTCTGTGTCAACCGCAAACCGTCCGCAGAAGCGATGCGAAAGGCCAGCAGTCTTCACGACTTGCTCCAG GATAGACATGAAAAGAAACTGGTGGTACCACGACGGTCTGTCCTGCCGTCAGTGGGAGTACCCTTCCGGTACCTGTCCGACAGCCGAGAGCGATGCCTACGAGACCTTCCAGGAATGCTACAACAAGTGTGCGCACCACGCTGA